In Kaistella faecalis, a genomic segment contains:
- a CDS encoding bifunctional nuclease family protein: MDYKRLIIRGISYSQTQSGAYALLLEHEETNVKLPVVIGNFEAQSISLGLEKDIHPPRPLTHDLFAKFVAITNYELVSVIIYQIIDGVFFSNINFKNKANNEELIMDARTSDAVAMAVRFDAPIYTTPQVLSEAGILLELDEPSIEGSEEVIAEGDLASLTLEDLQKLLEDAVKDEDFDAAMELQQEIKKRNKKIE; this comes from the coding sequence ATGGATTACAAAAGATTAATCATACGCGGAATTTCTTACAGCCAAACACAATCCGGAGCTTACGCGCTCCTTTTGGAACATGAGGAAACCAACGTAAAATTACCCGTAGTAATAGGAAATTTCGAAGCACAGTCAATTTCTTTAGGATTAGAAAAAGATATACATCCGCCACGTCCGCTCACCCATGATTTATTTGCAAAATTTGTAGCGATTACAAATTATGAACTGGTATCAGTGATCATTTATCAGATCATCGACGGTGTTTTTTTTTCAAATATAAATTTTAAGAACAAAGCCAATAACGAGGAACTAATTATGGATGCAAGAACTTCCGATGCTGTAGCGATGGCAGTTCGTTTTGATGCGCCTATTTATACAACGCCGCAGGTTTTAAGCGAAGCAGGAATTCTTTTGGAGCTGGATGAACCTTCCATAGAGGGAAGTGAAGAAGTGATAGCCGAAGGTGATTTGGCATCGCTTACCTTAGAAGATCTTCAGAAACTTCTTGAAGATGCTGTGAAGGATGAGGATTTTGATGCCGCAATGGAGCTGCAGCAGGAAATAAAAAAGAGAAACAAGAAGATTGAATAA
- a CDS encoding RNA polymerase sigma factor, whose translation MPKLEKEFLERIEKHKGMIFKISKMYMDNFDDQKDLFQEITFQVWKAYPTFEGRSAFSTWLYRIALNTAIVFLKSEKKRSFIQNSSIEDFNIKNDDYNDGEELKLKKMYEAINKLNAIDKALVFYYLEDFTGKETAEQLGISEVNARVKLNRAKQKLKELINH comes from the coding sequence ATGCCCAAACTGGAAAAAGAATTTTTAGAACGTATTGAAAAACACAAAGGGATGATTTTCAAGATTTCTAAAATGTATATGGATAATTTCGACGATCAGAAGGACCTTTTCCAGGAAATTACATTCCAGGTCTGGAAAGCCTATCCCACTTTCGAAGGCAGAAGCGCTTTTTCTACCTGGCTTTACCGGATCGCGCTTAATACGGCAATCGTTTTTCTGAAATCTGAAAAGAAAAGAAGTTTTATTCAGAACAGCAGCATCGAAGACTTTAACATTAAGAATGATGATTATAATGATGGCGAGGAACTTAAACTCAAGAAAATGTATGAAGCCATCAACAAACTGAACGCGATCGACAAAGCACTGGTCTTCTATTATCTGGAAGATTTCACGGGAAAAGAAACCGCGGAGCAGTTAGGGATTTCGGAAGTAAATGCGAGGGTAAAACTCAATCGCGCAAAACAAAAATTAAAAGAACTCATTAATCACTAA
- a CDS encoding UbiA family prenyltransferase: MRKSFFYRISQLVGFLLGARIFVAALLTFALYVSTFFLFNQEESLRAFVFDFKVHGIIFCTVLSILAGGIINQFYDREKDQLTKPFRTKLQNFLKQKYFLYAYLILVLISLGTAFLISPRVFFFFLIYQFFMWFYSHKLSKILILNNVTFVSLTLYPFFGMLVYYHTFSGKVFLMAVFLFIILLMIDILKDVLTKNADKIFGYITIPNFFGTRTAINVVTALLVSLFLVSLLIVDKTGIHSIMPLYFAAGLFIIIISVYFLFSSQKKSNLFVLNVLRIWIFVGIIAMLLDGIVNRF, translated from the coding sequence ATGAGAAAATCTTTTTTTTACAGAATATCGCAATTAGTTGGCTTTCTGCTCGGAGCACGGATTTTCGTTGCAGCCTTACTCACATTCGCTTTATATGTTTCTACATTTTTCCTATTTAACCAGGAGGAGAGTTTGCGTGCTTTTGTTTTTGATTTCAAGGTGCATGGAATCATATTCTGCACGGTTCTGAGTATTTTAGCAGGTGGGATTATCAATCAGTTCTACGACCGCGAAAAAGACCAGCTTACAAAGCCTTTCCGTACCAAACTCCAGAACTTCCTAAAGCAGAAATATTTTCTTTATGCCTATCTGATTTTAGTTTTAATATCGCTTGGGACCGCATTTTTAATTTCGCCACGGGTATTTTTCTTTTTCCTGATTTACCAGTTTTTCATGTGGTTTTACAGCCATAAACTCAGTAAAATTCTGATTCTAAATAATGTTACTTTTGTAAGTCTTACACTTTATCCTTTTTTCGGAATGTTGGTTTACTACCACACTTTTTCGGGTAAAGTATTTCTGATGGCAGTTTTTCTGTTTATTATACTGCTTATGATTGATATTCTAAAGGATGTTTTAACCAAAAATGCAGATAAAATCTTCGGATATATCACGATTCCAAATTTTTTCGGTACCAGAACCGCAATTAATGTAGTAACAGCACTTTTGGTGTCTCTTTTTTTGGTTTCACTGCTTATTGTTGACAAAACGGGGATTCACAGCATTATGCCTCTGTACTTTGCTGCAGGCTTATTCATTATCATCATTTCCGTTTATTTTCTTTTCAGTTCCCAGAAGAAATCAAACCTTTTCGTGCTTAATGTGCTGCGGATTTGGATTTTTGTCGGAATTATCGCAATGCTGCTGGATGGAATCGTCAACCGATTTTAA
- a CDS encoding helix-turn-helix domain-containing protein: MENSHFSVIQKKSSDFEKVLSDAFYHIFLFQGNGKIMVDFVEYKFSGRTVFFTSPFQNIQIVSKDIFEIQMLSFHGDFYCIEYHKKEVACNGLLFNNIYLFPHFSLDETTFNEISEYFLKIGNTNPNEDFAVAVLRSYLQLILAICSQVKSTFLPEKELIQKDFSGLKDFQNLVEQHFLTEKSPAFYADLLHLTPNSLSKKIKAEFNKTPSQIIQERVILEAKKQIHLTRKSMKEIAAELNFEDEFYFSKYFKKRTGISPTQFREETGISIVADLYK, translated from the coding sequence ATGGAAAACAGCCATTTTTCTGTCATTCAAAAAAAAAGCAGCGATTTTGAAAAAGTGTTGAGTGATGCTTTTTACCATATTTTCCTGTTTCAGGGTAACGGAAAAATCATGGTCGATTTTGTTGAGTACAAATTCAGCGGTAGAACGGTTTTCTTTACTTCGCCTTTTCAGAATATACAGATTGTGAGCAAAGATATTTTTGAAATCCAGATGCTCAGTTTCCACGGCGATTTTTACTGTATCGAATATCATAAAAAAGAGGTTGCCTGCAATGGTTTGCTTTTCAATAACATTTATCTTTTTCCGCATTTTTCGCTTGATGAAACAACTTTCAACGAAATTTCCGAATATTTTCTGAAGATTGGCAACACCAACCCCAATGAAGATTTCGCTGTCGCTGTTTTACGATCTTATCTGCAACTCATACTGGCGATTTGCAGCCAAGTAAAAAGCACATTTCTGCCGGAAAAAGAATTAATTCAGAAAGATTTCAGCGGACTGAAGGATTTTCAGAATTTGGTGGAGCAACATTTTCTTACAGAAAAAAGTCCGGCTTTTTATGCAGATTTGCTCCATCTCACACCGAATTCTCTAAGCAAAAAGATCAAAGCCGAATTTAATAAAACGCCTTCACAAATCATTCAGGAACGGGTAATTCTCGAAGCGAAAAAGCAAATTCATCTCACCCGAAAATCCATGAAAGAAATTGCGGCTGAACTCAATTTTGAAGACGAATTTTATTTCAGTAAATATTTCAAGAAACGTACGGGTATTTCTCCGACACAGTTCCGCGAAGAAACCGGAATTTCAATTGTGGCAGATTTATACAAGTAA
- a CDS encoding MFS transporter, with the protein MPDNDNLTTPNIKNNPKIMKAWAYYDWANSVYSLVITSTIFPIYYSILTTASEKSEYVAETGQWIKVPVRHMITVFGKQYQPDAIYGYSLTISFLIVVLLSPILSSLADTIGNKKSFLQFFCYLGATSCMGLAMFTGMQNVFLGLLFSITASVGFWGSLVFYNSFLPDIATPDKQDALSAKGYVYGYIGSVVLVVICLVLIQVFAKNPEEARLYTRISFLLTGAWWFGFAQYTFKHLPQFGNVKEQLPKDLVLLNYKNIFKKHEEQGGFWEVLKDNINFYSDIVKESFRELFKVGRTLFADRNLKFFLSSFFFYSVGMQTIFLMATLFGKSEINLEQDKLILTLLLIQIEAIIGALFFSWLSKKIGNKNVISIAITLWIVACLSAYYLNKENPNVEYQFYGIAGIIGLVMGGLQAMSRSTYSKLLPEDSMDNTTFFSFYDVLEKLAIILGTFIFATMIEQYHNMRYAALSMSIFFFAGLVLIRFLKVKLISGK; encoded by the coding sequence ATGCCCGATAACGATAATCTGACGACACCGAACATCAAGAATAACCCTAAAATCATGAAAGCCTGGGCTTATTATGACTGGGCCAATTCAGTATATTCTCTGGTAATAACATCGACCATTTTCCCGATTTATTACTCAATTCTCACTACCGCTTCGGAAAAAAGCGAATATGTAGCAGAAACAGGCCAGTGGATAAAAGTTCCTGTACGTCATATGATCACTGTTTTTGGGAAACAGTACCAGCCAGATGCAATTTACGGATACTCACTTACGATTTCCTTTTTAATCGTAGTTTTACTCTCACCAATTCTGTCTTCATTAGCTGATACCATCGGGAATAAGAAATCTTTTCTGCAGTTTTTCTGTTATTTAGGTGCAACCTCTTGTATGGGGCTTGCGATGTTTACTGGAATGCAGAATGTATTTTTGGGGCTTCTGTTCAGTATTACAGCGAGTGTAGGATTCTGGGGAAGTTTGGTTTTTTATAATTCATTTCTTCCCGACATCGCAACTCCGGATAAGCAGGATGCGCTTTCTGCAAAAGGTTATGTGTATGGATATATTGGTTCAGTCGTTCTTGTAGTTATCTGTTTGGTTTTAATTCAGGTATTTGCTAAAAATCCCGAAGAAGCCAGACTTTACACCAGAATATCATTCCTTCTGACGGGTGCGTGGTGGTTCGGTTTTGCGCAGTACACCTTTAAACATTTACCACAATTCGGAAATGTGAAAGAGCAGCTGCCTAAAGATTTGGTGCTGCTGAATTACAAGAATATCTTCAAGAAACATGAAGAACAGGGCGGTTTCTGGGAAGTTTTAAAAGATAATATTAATTTCTACAGCGATATTGTGAAAGAAAGTTTCCGCGAACTTTTCAAGGTGGGTAGAACACTTTTCGCGGATCGTAATCTGAAATTTTTTCTGTCAAGTTTTTTCTTTTACAGTGTTGGGATGCAAACCATTTTCCTCATGGCGACACTTTTTGGCAAAAGTGAAATTAACCTCGAGCAGGACAAATTGATTCTGACTTTGCTTCTGATCCAGATCGAAGCGATTATCGGTGCGCTGTTTTTTTCCTGGTTATCAAAGAAAATTGGCAATAAAAATGTAATTTCAATTGCGATTACTCTGTGGATTGTTGCCTGTTTGTCAGCATATTATCTGAATAAAGAAAATCCTAATGTCGAATACCAGTTTTACGGAATCGCCGGAATAATTGGTCTTGTAATGGGAGGTCTGCAGGCAATGTCGCGATCTACCTATTCAAAACTGTTGCCCGAAGATTCAATGGATAACACCACCTTTTTCAGTTTTTATGATGTTTTGGAAAAATTAGCGATTATATTGGGAACTTTCATATTTGCAACCATGATCGAGCAGTATCATAATATGCGTTATGCCGCACTCTCGATGTCAATATTTTTCTTTGCGGGCCTCGTATTGATAAGATTTTTGAAGGTAAAACTTATCTCCGGAAAATAA
- a CDS encoding nucleoside permease: protein MNLKLRLTIVSFLQFFVWGAWLITIGVYWFGTKQWGGEEFGKVFATLGIASIIMPALTGIIADRWINAERLYGILHILYGITLFFLPQITTPDNFFWVMLLAMMFYMPTISLSNSIAYYILKNNNFDVVKVFPPIRVWGTIGFIAAMWITNLSGNKDSGNQFYIAAVFAIILGIYAFTLPKCPPQNLISKDATWTEKLGLNAFSLLKDYKMALFFLFSLFLGAALQLTNMYGDTYLSDFGKIPEYAESFVVKRSTLIMSISQISETLFILAIPFFLKRYGIKNVMLISMFAWVLRFGLFAYGVPVGFGLGLIILSCIVYGMAFDFFNISGSLFVETTTDYKIRSSAQGLFMMMTNGFGAIMGSLVSGWMIQNYFTLPNGDKMWHEIWLIFAVYALVVAVLFAIMFKHKHNPEVLADVKH, encoded by the coding sequence ATGAATTTAAAATTACGACTTACCATTGTTAGTTTTCTGCAGTTTTTTGTGTGGGGAGCCTGGCTGATTACGATTGGCGTATATTGGTTCGGAACAAAACAATGGGGTGGCGAAGAATTTGGAAAAGTTTTTGCCACATTGGGAATCGCTTCGATTATTATGCCTGCTTTAACAGGAATTATCGCAGACAGGTGGATAAACGCTGAAAGGCTTTACGGAATTTTGCACATTCTGTACGGAATCACGCTATTCTTTCTCCCGCAAATTACCACACCGGATAATTTTTTCTGGGTCATGCTATTGGCGATGATGTTTTATATGCCTACTATTTCCCTTTCTAATTCAATTGCATACTACATTCTGAAGAACAATAACTTTGACGTGGTGAAAGTTTTTCCGCCGATCAGGGTTTGGGGTACGATAGGTTTTATTGCGGCGATGTGGATTACCAATCTGTCGGGCAACAAGGATTCCGGAAACCAGTTTTATATTGCTGCAGTTTTTGCCATTATTTTGGGTATTTATGCCTTTACCTTGCCAAAATGCCCACCTCAGAATTTAATTTCGAAGGATGCAACATGGACGGAAAAATTGGGTCTGAATGCCTTTTCCCTTTTAAAGGATTATAAAATGGCGCTGTTCTTTCTTTTTTCACTTTTCCTGGGTGCAGCTTTGCAGTTGACCAACATGTACGGAGATACTTACCTTTCAGATTTCGGTAAAATCCCTGAATATGCTGAAAGTTTTGTAGTGAAAAGATCCACATTAATTATGTCGATATCGCAGATTTCAGAAACACTTTTCATTCTCGCGATTCCCTTCTTCCTTAAAAGATATGGAATTAAAAATGTGATGCTTATTTCCATGTTTGCATGGGTACTTCGTTTTGGTTTGTTTGCTTATGGCGTACCTGTCGGATTTGGTTTAGGATTAATTATTCTTTCATGCATCGTTTACGGGATGGCTTTTGATTTCTTTAATATTTCAGGGTCACTTTTCGTAGAAACCACTACCGATTATAAGATCAGATCTTCTGCACAGGGCTTGTTTATGATGATGACCAATGGTTTTGGCGCGATCATGGGAAGTTTGGTGAGCGGCTGGATGATACAGAATTACTTTACCCTGCCAAACGGTGATAAAATGTGGCATGAAATCTGGCTGATTTTTGCGGTTTACGCATTGGTAGTTGCAGTATTATTTGCGATAATGTTCAAACATAAACATAATCCGGAAGTTTTAGCTGATGTTAAACATTAA
- a CDS encoding mevalonate kinase family protein has translation MTNPLFYAKILLFGEYGIIEDSQGLTLPYSYYKGTLKFSDVESEFEKKSNLSLKKYSDYLINLELDEKFRINIADFQKDIANGLFFDSNIPQGYGVGSSGALVAAIFEKYSFIKYTPENISKDELKDLKKVFGLLESYFHGRSSGIDPLICYMNLPILIENKENVDRVAIPQSAEGKGAIFLIDSGMTGETGPMVQIFFEKMKTEGFRKTLKEEFIRYNNACIDAFLKKEMTPLFRNLKSLSVWAYEHFKPMIPESIYKAWKNGLDTNAYYLKLCGSGGGGYILGFTKDYAKAEKMLQGFEKEVIYRF, from the coding sequence ATGACCAATCCACTTTTTTACGCAAAAATCCTACTGTTCGGTGAATACGGAATTATTGAAGATTCTCAGGGACTTACGTTGCCTTACAGCTACTATAAAGGAACACTGAAATTTTCTGATGTAGAAAGTGAATTCGAAAAGAAATCAAATTTATCTCTTAAAAAATATTCAGACTATTTGATTAATCTGGAACTGGATGAGAAATTCAGAATCAATATTGCAGATTTTCAGAAGGACATCGCTAACGGACTATTCTTCGATTCCAATATTCCTCAGGGATATGGTGTTGGAAGTTCTGGAGCTTTAGTTGCAGCGATTTTCGAAAAATATTCTTTTATAAAATATACGCCTGAAAATATTTCTAAAGACGAACTGAAAGATTTGAAGAAAGTTTTCGGACTTCTCGAAAGTTATTTTCACGGGAGAAGTTCCGGAATCGATCCTCTGATCTGTTACATGAACCTTCCAATACTTATTGAAAACAAAGAAAATGTAGACCGTGTGGCCATTCCGCAAAGTGCAGAAGGTAAAGGTGCAATTTTCCTTATTGATTCCGGTATGACTGGCGAAACTGGACCAATGGTGCAGATTTTCTTCGAAAAGATGAAAACAGAAGGTTTCCGCAAGACTTTGAAAGAAGAATTTATCCGTTATAATAATGCTTGTATTGATGCATTTCTGAAAAAGGAGATGACTCCACTTTTCAGAAACCTGAAAAGCTTATCGGTTTGGGCTTATGAACATTTTAAACCTATGATTCCCGAAAGTATCTACAAAGCCTGGAAAAACGGTCTTGATACGAACGCTTATTACCTGAAACTCTGTGGCAGCGGCGGCGGCGGTTATATTTTGGGTTTCACCAAAGATTATGCGAAGGCAGAAAAAATGCTGCAGGGATTCGAGAAAGAAGTCATCTACAGGTTCTAA
- a CDS encoding pseudouridine synthase produces MSRDRNSNNKAKKVRISKISNSGSSRPAPSRARAPKPENTEERKPAKEPKAPREPRLMSQSEAKSYEKTFDRPASRKPVGKRVGKSTDKDGKFAKGDGKSRGTKLFKNYERPQDENEKTRSFVQKRRFDKLAKETPKESIRLNKYIANSGICSRREADELITQGLVEVNGKVVTEMGYQVQKTDKVIFDGQGITPEKPVYVLLNKPKGYISTTKDEKARKTVMDLVANASPYRVFPVGRLDRSTTGVILLTNDGHMTKKLTHPSFNMKKIYHVTLDKKLDRADLNAIAEGIRLEEGVAEVDSISYIEGKPRNEVGIEIHIGWNRVVRRIFQRLGYEVEALDRVMFAGLTKKNIKRGHWRILSELEVNNLKMM; encoded by the coding sequence ATGAGCCGAGACAGAAACAGCAACAACAAAGCAAAAAAAGTAAGAATTTCAAAAATTTCCAATTCCGGAAGTTCAAGACCTGCTCCTTCCCGTGCACGCGCTCCAAAACCTGAGAATACTGAAGAAAGAAAACCTGCAAAAGAGCCTAAGGCTCCCAGAGAACCTCGCCTTATGTCGCAATCTGAAGCTAAATCCTATGAGAAAACTTTCGACAGACCAGCGTCCCGCAAACCGGTCGGCAAAAGAGTAGGTAAATCTACAGATAAAGACGGTAAGTTTGCTAAAGGCGACGGTAAATCCCGTGGTACAAAACTTTTCAAGAATTATGAAAGACCACAAGATGAAAACGAAAAAACAAGATCCTTCGTTCAGAAACGAAGATTCGATAAATTAGCGAAGGAAACTCCCAAAGAAAGTATCCGTCTTAATAAGTACATTGCAAACTCAGGAATTTGTTCCCGCCGTGAAGCTGATGAGCTTATTACCCAAGGCTTGGTTGAAGTCAACGGAAAAGTGGTGACAGAAATGGGTTATCAGGTGCAGAAAACAGATAAAGTAATTTTCGACGGACAGGGAATCACCCCTGAAAAACCGGTTTATGTATTATTGAATAAACCAAAAGGTTATATCTCAACAACCAAAGACGAAAAGGCCAGAAAAACTGTAATGGATTTAGTGGCAAACGCTTCACCATACAGAGTTTTCCCGGTGGGAAGGCTGGACCGTTCTACGACAGGTGTTATTTTGCTGACCAACGATGGTCACATGACCAAAAAACTTACACATCCGTCGTTCAATATGAAGAAAATTTATCATGTTACCTTAGACAAAAAACTAGACAGAGCTGACCTTAACGCAATCGCTGAAGGAATACGTCTGGAAGAAGGTGTAGCGGAAGTTGACAGTATCTCCTATATCGAAGGAAAGCCAAGAAACGAAGTGGGTATCGAAATTCATATCGGCTGGAACAGGGTAGTGCGCAGGATTTTCCAGAGATTGGGCTACGAAGTGGAAGCGCTCGACAGAGTGATGTTCGCCGGTTTGACAAAGAAAAACATCAAACGCGGACATTGGAGAATTCTTAGTGAACTCGAAGTGAATAATCTTAAAATGATGTAA
- a CDS encoding acetyl-CoA C-acyltransferase, whose protein sequence is MQEVFIVSAVRTPMGSFLGSLSSVPATKLGSAAIKGALEKINLDPKLVQEVYMGNVLQAGEGQAPARQAALGAGLSNETPSTTINKVCASGMKAVMMASQSIKAGDQDIIVAGGMENMSSVPHYFNARNSTKLGDVKMQDGLMFDGLTDVYNKVHMGVCAEKCAAEYGITREDQDNFAIESYKRSAKAWGEGKFSNEIVPVEIPQRKGEPIIFSEDEEYKSVNFDRIGTLPTVFQKENGTVTAANASTLNDGASALVLMSKEKMEELGLKPLARIVSYADAAHEPEWFTTAPAKALPIALRKAGLEVSDIDFFEFNEAFSVVGLANNKILGLDSAKVNVNGGAVSLGHPLGSSGSRIIVTLINVLKQNNGKYGAAAICNGGGGASAIVIENM, encoded by the coding sequence ATGCAAGAAGTATTTATCGTATCGGCAGTTAGAACGCCGATGGGCAGTTTTCTGGGGAGTCTATCCTCTGTACCCGCGACAAAATTAGGTTCAGCGGCAATTAAAGGAGCTTTAGAGAAAATAAACCTTGATCCTAAATTGGTTCAGGAAGTATATATGGGGAATGTTCTTCAGGCGGGCGAAGGTCAGGCACCAGCACGTCAGGCAGCTTTAGGAGCTGGTTTGTCTAATGAAACGCCTTCTACAACAATCAATAAGGTTTGTGCTTCGGGTATGAAGGCCGTTATGATGGCTTCCCAATCTATCAAAGCCGGCGATCAGGATATTATCGTAGCAGGTGGAATGGAAAATATGTCTTCGGTTCCCCACTATTTCAATGCACGTAATTCAACCAAATTGGGCGATGTGAAGATGCAGGACGGTTTGATGTTCGACGGTTTAACTGATGTTTACAACAAAGTCCACATGGGAGTTTGTGCTGAAAAATGTGCGGCAGAATACGGAATAACAAGAGAAGATCAGGATAATTTTGCAATCGAATCTTACAAACGTTCGGCAAAAGCCTGGGGCGAGGGTAAATTCAGCAATGAAATTGTTCCTGTTGAAATTCCTCAAAGAAAAGGTGAACCAATTATTTTTTCAGAAGATGAAGAATACAAATCCGTAAACTTCGACAGAATCGGAACTTTGCCAACTGTTTTCCAAAAAGAAAACGGAACGGTAACTGCGGCAAATGCATCTACATTAAATGACGGTGCTTCAGCACTAGTTTTGATGTCTAAAGAAAAAATGGAGGAACTGGGTTTGAAACCGCTGGCCAGAATCGTTTCTTATGCTGACGCAGCTCACGAACCTGAATGGTTTACCACAGCGCCCGCAAAAGCCTTACCTATTGCTCTTAGAAAAGCAGGTTTAGAAGTTTCTGATATCGATTTTTTTGAGTTTAACGAAGCCTTTTCAGTAGTTGGACTGGCAAATAATAAAATTTTAGGCCTGGATTCTGCAAAAGTAAACGTAAACGGAGGCGCGGTTTCTTTAGGTCACCCGCTGGGAAGTTCAGGTTCAAGAATTATTGTTACTTTGATTAACGTTCTTAAACAAAACAACGGAAAATACGGTGCTGCTGCAATCTGTAACGGTGGAGGCGGTGCAAGTGCGATTGTAATTGAGAATATGTAA
- a CDS encoding DUF417 family protein, which translates to MLEFLANSQKNFINFLRIGIFVVMAWIGGLKAFQYEADGIIPFVANSPFMNFLLSKSADDADSYKLHKNKEGEVIPENIKWHEANGTYVFSYGLGAVIVLFGIFVLLGIWFPKAGLIGGILTVVMSVVTLSFLITTPETWVPDLGGPNHGFPYLSAAGRLVIKDIIMLGGGFVIAADSAQKLLRQRKNSFS; encoded by the coding sequence ATGTTAGAATTTTTAGCAAACTCACAAAAGAATTTCATCAACTTTCTTAGAATCGGAATTTTTGTTGTGATGGCCTGGATTGGCGGATTAAAAGCCTTTCAGTACGAAGCTGACGGAATTATACCATTTGTCGCTAACTCGCCGTTTATGAATTTTCTTCTCAGCAAAAGCGCTGACGATGCGGACAGCTACAAACTTCATAAAAACAAGGAAGGAGAAGTAATTCCCGAGAACATTAAATGGCACGAAGCCAACGGAACTTATGTGTTTTCTTACGGTTTGGGTGCTGTAATTGTTCTTTTCGGAATTTTTGTTTTATTGGGAATTTGGTTTCCAAAAGCCGGTCTTATTGGTGGAATTCTCACCGTTGTAATGTCGGTGGTAACACTCTCATTTCTCATCACAACTCCGGAAACCTGGGTTCCAGACCTGGGCGGACCAAATCATGGTTTCCCTTATCTTTCTGCAGCAGGCAGACTTGTTATTAAAGATATTATTATGCTTGGCGGCGGTTTTGTAATTGCAGCGGATTCTGCACAAAAACTTCTCCGGCAGAGAAAGAATAGTTTTTCATAG